One part of the Methylobacterium mesophilicum SR1.6/6 genome encodes these proteins:
- a CDS encoding efflux RND transporter permease subunit has translation MISKILDFSVHQRWLVLLLSLLAAAFGGYAVTRLPIDAVPDITNNQVQINTTAPSLSPVDIEKQVTYPVETALAGIKGLEYTRSLSRNGFSQVTAVFAEKLDIYFARQQVAERLSQVKRELPPGAEPAMGPISTGLGEIYMWSIHYAKPGERKVSAGGKPGWQPDGSYLTPEGQRLRTELEQTAYLRTVQDWIIRPQIRTVPGVAGVDGIGGFEKQYHVQPDPNKLASLDLSFSDVARALDSNNANQGARYLEDNGEGYVVRAAGRLEDMDDIGNVVVATRGGVPVRIKDIAEVRIGRDLRTGSGSEDGQEVVVGTALMLIGENSRTVAAAVDARMDQIRKSLPPGIEVQTVLDRTRLVEATVKTVAKNLSEGAALVIVILFMLLGNIRAAVITALVIPVAMLMTMSGMVEARISANLMSLGALDFGLIVDGAVIITENALRHLAERQHALGRGLDIEERLETVRASAEEMIKPSLYGQAIIILVYVPLLTFTGVEGKMFEPMALTVIIALVSAFVLSLTFVPALIAIVISGKVTETDNLIIRALKAVYRPVLAAAVRGPFAFIGAALLLLVGASLLFTRLGTEFIPQLDEKSIALNATRIPSTSLTQSQTMQLNVEKVVSKFPQVAYVFSKTGTAEVASDPMPPNSSDTFVMLRPQEEWPDPSLSKADLQEQIEKAVGALAGNVYEFSQPIQLRFNELLAGTRGDLAVKVFGEEFEPMLKAANAVATVLKGVEGAEDVKVEQAAGLPFLEIKINKPEAARYGLSTGAIQEVIGAAIGGRDAGVVFEGDRRFPIVVRLTDKVREDREALENIPVPLPPGPNGRASSVLLKQVASFQVTEGPNQISRENGKRRVVVTANVRGRDIGSLVAEAQAKVGSQVQLPPGYYVTWGGQFENLASAKQRLLVVVPVCFFLIFLLLYSALGSPRDALLVFSAVPLALTGGIVALWLRGMPVSVPAAVGFIALSGVAVLNGLVMLTFIKQLVAEGRPKREAILEGAMTRLRPVAMTALVASLGFVPMAIATETGAEIQRPLATVVIGGLISATLLTLVVLPALYARFGKAEPAKVNGRQPEAASPHLKAAE, from the coding sequence ATGATCTCGAAGATCCTCGATTTCTCCGTCCACCAGCGCTGGCTGGTGCTGCTCCTGTCGCTGCTCGCGGCCGCCTTCGGCGGCTACGCGGTGACCAGGCTCCCCATCGACGCCGTCCCGGACATCACCAACAACCAGGTGCAGATCAACACGACGGCGCCGTCCCTGTCGCCGGTCGACATCGAGAAGCAGGTCACCTACCCGGTCGAGACCGCGCTCGCCGGCATCAAGGGGCTGGAATACACCCGCTCGCTCTCGCGCAACGGCTTCTCGCAGGTCACCGCCGTCTTCGCGGAGAAGCTCGACATCTACTTCGCCCGCCAGCAGGTCGCCGAGCGCCTGTCCCAGGTGAAGCGGGAGCTGCCGCCGGGCGCCGAGCCCGCCATGGGGCCGATCTCGACCGGGCTGGGCGAGATCTACATGTGGTCGATCCATTACGCGAAGCCGGGCGAGCGGAAGGTCTCGGCCGGGGGCAAGCCCGGCTGGCAACCCGACGGCAGCTACCTCACGCCCGAGGGCCAGCGCCTGAGGACCGAGCTGGAGCAGACCGCCTACCTGCGCACCGTCCAGGACTGGATCATCCGCCCGCAGATCAGGACCGTGCCGGGGGTGGCCGGGGTCGACGGCATCGGCGGCTTCGAGAAGCAGTACCACGTCCAGCCGGACCCTAATAAGCTCGCCTCCCTCGACCTGTCCTTCTCCGACGTCGCCCGTGCGCTGGATAGCAACAACGCCAACCAGGGCGCCCGTTACCTGGAGGATAACGGCGAGGGCTACGTCGTCCGCGCCGCCGGCCGCTTGGAGGACATGGACGACATCGGCAACGTGGTCGTCGCGACCCGGGGCGGCGTGCCGGTGCGCATCAAAGACATCGCCGAGGTCCGCATCGGGCGCGACCTGCGCACCGGCTCGGGGAGCGAGGACGGCCAAGAGGTCGTCGTCGGCACCGCGCTGATGCTGATCGGCGAGAACAGCCGCACGGTGGCCGCCGCCGTCGACGCGCGCATGGACCAGATCCGCAAGAGCCTGCCGCCCGGGATCGAGGTCCAGACCGTCCTCGACCGGACCCGCCTCGTCGAGGCTACGGTGAAGACGGTGGCCAAGAACCTGTCCGAGGGCGCGGCCCTCGTCATCGTCATCCTGTTCATGCTGCTCGGCAACATCCGGGCGGCCGTCATCACGGCGCTGGTGATCCCGGTGGCGATGCTGATGACCATGTCCGGCATGGTCGAGGCCAGAATCTCGGCGAACCTGATGAGCCTCGGAGCGCTCGATTTCGGGCTGATCGTCGACGGGGCGGTCATCATCACCGAGAACGCGCTGCGCCACCTCGCCGAGCGGCAGCACGCCCTGGGCCGCGGTCTCGACATCGAGGAGCGCCTTGAGACCGTCCGGGCGTCGGCCGAGGAGATGATCAAGCCGTCCCTGTACGGGCAGGCGATTATCATCCTGGTCTACGTGCCGCTCCTGACCTTCACGGGCGTCGAGGGCAAGATGTTCGAGCCGATGGCCCTGACGGTGATCATCGCTCTGGTCTCGGCCTTCGTGCTGTCGTTGACCTTCGTGCCGGCGCTCATCGCCATCGTCATCTCCGGCAAGGTCACCGAGACGGACAACCTCATCATCCGGGCGCTGAAGGCGGTCTACCGGCCGGTGCTCGCCGCCGCGGTGCGGGGTCCGTTCGCATTCATCGGGGCGGCCCTGCTGCTGCTCGTCGGAGCAAGTCTCCTGTTCACCCGGCTCGGGACCGAATTCATCCCGCAACTCGACGAGAAGAGCATCGCACTCAACGCCACCCGCATCCCCTCGACCTCGCTCACCCAGTCGCAGACGATGCAACTGAACGTCGAGAAGGTGGTGTCAAAGTTCCCGCAGGTCGCCTACGTCTTCTCGAAGACCGGCACGGCCGAGGTCGCCTCCGACCCGATGCCGCCGAACTCCTCCGACACCTTCGTCATGCTCAGGCCACAGGAGGAGTGGCCCGACCCGAGCCTGTCGAAGGCCGACCTGCAGGAGCAGATCGAGAAGGCGGTGGGGGCGCTCGCGGGCAACGTCTACGAGTTCTCCCAGCCGATCCAGCTGCGCTTCAACGAGCTCCTGGCCGGCACCCGCGGCGACCTCGCCGTGAAGGTGTTCGGCGAGGAGTTCGAGCCGATGCTGAAGGCTGCCAACGCCGTGGCGACGGTCCTGAAGGGCGTCGAGGGCGCCGAAGATGTCAAGGTCGAGCAGGCGGCGGGCCTGCCGTTCCTAGAGATCAAGATCAACAAGCCCGAGGCGGCGCGCTATGGCTTGAGCACCGGCGCCATCCAGGAGGTCATCGGCGCGGCCATCGGCGGCCGCGATGCCGGCGTCGTGTTCGAGGGAGACCGGCGCTTCCCCATCGTCGTGCGCCTGACCGACAAGGTGCGCGAGGACCGGGAGGCCCTGGAGAACATCCCGGTGCCGCTGCCGCCGGGCCCGAACGGCCGGGCGAGCTCGGTCCTGCTCAAGCAGGTGGCGAGCTTCCAGGTGACGGAGGGGCCGAACCAGATCTCGCGGGAGAACGGCAAGCGCCGGGTCGTCGTCACCGCCAACGTCCGTGGCCGCGACATCGGCTCGCTCGTCGCGGAGGCGCAAGCGAAGGTCGGGAGCCAGGTGCAGTTGCCGCCGGGCTACTACGTGACTTGGGGCGGTCAGTTCGAGAACCTCGCCTCGGCCAAGCAGCGCCTCCTGGTGGTGGTGCCGGTCTGCTTCTTCCTGATCTTCCTGTTGCTCTACTCGGCTCTGGGCTCGCCGCGGGATGCGCTCCTGGTGTTCAGCGCCGTGCCGCTGGCACTGACCGGGGGCATCGTCGCCCTGTGGCTCCGGGGCATGCCGGTCTCGGTGCCGGCGGCGGTCGGCTTCATCGCACTCTCTGGCGTGGCGGTGCTCAACGGCCTCGTGATGCTGACCTTCATCAAGCAGCTCGTCGCAGAGGGCCGCCCGAAGCGGGAGGCGATCCTGGAGGGCGCCATGACCCGGCTGCGGCCGGTGGCGATGACGGCGCTGGTCGCCTCGCTCGGCTTTGTTCCGATGGCGATCGCCACCGAGACCGGCGCCGAGATCCAACGCCCGCTCGCCACCGTGGTCATCGGCGGCCTGATAAGCGCCACCCTGCTGACGCTGGTCGTGCTGCCGGCCCTTTACGCGCGCTTCGGCAAGGCGGAGCCCGCGAAGGTGAACGGCCGGCAGCCGGAGGCCGCCTCGCCGCACCTCAAGGCCGCGGAGTAG
- a CDS encoding DUF4396 domain-containing protein produces MFPEWFHAVSILALLLGAACSLLLSVQVIRHPQHMTVMNVVWPVSALFGTLVVVWAYYRYGRLATMEAHHHAKERGEKPPNMTQTPFPVMVGKGALHCGSGCMLGDVAAEWLAFLVPAVAVWFGWHSLFEEKMYAVWVLDFVFAYALGIAFQYYAIVPMRGLSPGQGLVAAVKADTASLIAWQVGMYGLMALVQFWLYPHLAGQAAPVNSVEFWFAMQAAMVAGFLTSYPVNWWLVGSGIKERM; encoded by the coding sequence ATGTTCCCGGAATGGTTCCACGCAGTCTCGATCCTGGCCCTGCTGCTCGGTGCAGCCTGCTCGCTGCTGCTCTCGGTCCAGGTGATCCGGCACCCGCAGCACATGACGGTGATGAACGTCGTCTGGCCGGTCAGCGCTCTGTTCGGGACGCTCGTCGTCGTCTGGGCGTACTACCGCTACGGCCGGCTCGCGACCATGGAGGCGCACCACCACGCCAAGGAGCGGGGCGAGAAGCCGCCGAACATGACCCAGACGCCGTTCCCGGTGATGGTCGGCAAAGGCGCGCTCCACTGCGGCAGCGGTTGCATGCTGGGCGATGTCGCCGCCGAATGGCTCGCCTTCCTCGTGCCGGCGGTGGCGGTCTGGTTCGGCTGGCATTCCTTGTTCGAGGAGAAGATGTACGCAGTCTGGGTGCTGGACTTCGTCTTCGCCTACGCTCTCGGGATCGCATTCCAGTATTACGCCATCGTACCGATGCGCGGCTTGTCGCCCGGCCAGGGGCTCGTGGCGGCGGTGAAGGCGGACACCGCTTCGCTGATCGCCTGGCAGGTCGGCATGTACGGCCTCATGGCGCTGGTGCAGTTCTGGCTGTACCCGCACCTCGCCGGGCAGGCGGCCCCGGTGAACTCGGTCGAGTTCTGGTTCGCCATGCAGGCCGCCATGGTGGCGGGATTCCTGACCAGCTACCCAGTGAACTGGTGGCTCGTCGGTTCCGGGATCAAGGAGCGGATGTAG
- a CDS encoding heavy metal translocating P-type ATPase has translation MSDATTLERTEIPATRLRVSGMDCASCAAKVETAVRRLPGIERVEVSVATETLTVMHGPATSVGTIVATVRGLGYGAEDPDAAATGADAPDKPWWQAPKALLAFACGAAVASAYVLGLAVPVTERWFFLAAMLVGLVPVARRALSAARHGTPFSIEMLMTVAAVGATLIGATEEAATVMFLFLVGEVLEGVAAGRARASIRGLTGLVPDTALLERDGATERVTAASLRIGGTVLVRPGDRIPADGTVIDGESTVDEATVTGESVPRPKAVGDAVFAGTVNGDGAIRVRVTAAARDNTIARVVRLVEEAQEAKAPTERLIDRFAKAYTPAVVAVAALVALAPPLVAGAAWSEWVYKGLAILLIGCPCALVISTPAAIAAALSAGARRGLLVKGGAVLERLAAVTKVAFDKTGTLTEGKPVVTDVVAFGRTGRDVLSLAGALEGGSSHPLAKAVLAKAAEVGAPVPPASGTRALGGKGVEGKVGRLDLFLGSPREAAARCTFTPEQEARVSALQGEGKTLSVLLSNGAVAGLLAMRDEPRADAKEGVDRLASAGIGAVMLTGDNARTARAVAGALGIEARAELLPEDKQRIVRELRAGGLVVAKVGDGINDAPALAAADVGIAMGGAADAALEAADAAVLHGRVADVARMVELARRTLANIRANIAIALGLKAVFLVTTVLGVTGLWPAILADTGATVLVTANALRLLNPSLD, from the coding sequence ATGAGCGACGCGACGACCCTGGAGCGAACCGAGATCCCCGCCACGCGCTTGCGCGTCTCGGGCATGGACTGCGCCTCGTGCGCCGCCAAGGTCGAGACCGCCGTCCGCCGCCTCCCGGGCATCGAACGCGTCGAGGTCTCGGTCGCGACCGAGACGCTCACGGTCATGCACGGTCCGGCGACGAGCGTTGGGACCATCGTCGCGACGGTGCGCGGGCTCGGGTACGGCGCCGAGGATCCGGATGCCGCGGCGACGGGTGCGGACGCCCCGGATAAGCCCTGGTGGCAGGCGCCCAAGGCCTTGCTGGCTTTCGCCTGCGGGGCGGCCGTGGCGTCGGCCTATGTGCTCGGCCTTGCCGTCCCCGTGACGGAGCGCTGGTTCTTCCTTGCCGCGATGCTGGTTGGCCTCGTGCCGGTCGCCCGCCGCGCCCTGTCGGCGGCCCGGCACGGAACGCCCTTCTCCATCGAGATGCTGATGACGGTCGCCGCGGTCGGCGCGACCCTGATCGGCGCGACCGAGGAGGCGGCGACGGTCATGTTCCTGTTCCTCGTCGGCGAGGTACTTGAGGGCGTCGCCGCCGGCCGGGCACGGGCGAGCATCCGCGGGCTCACCGGGCTAGTGCCGGACACCGCCCTGCTGGAGCGGGACGGCGCGACCGAACGGGTTACGGCGGCTAGCCTGCGCATCGGGGGGACCGTCCTGGTTCGCCCCGGCGACCGGATCCCCGCGGACGGGACCGTCATCGATGGCGAGAGCACCGTCGACGAGGCCACCGTCACCGGCGAGAGCGTGCCTAGACCCAAGGCAGTGGGCGACGCGGTCTTCGCCGGAACGGTCAATGGAGACGGCGCGATCCGCGTGCGGGTGACCGCAGCCGCGCGCGACAACACCATCGCCCGGGTCGTCCGCCTGGTCGAGGAGGCGCAGGAGGCGAAGGCCCCGACCGAGCGGCTGATCGACCGGTTCGCCAAAGCCTACACCCCGGCCGTGGTCGCGGTGGCCGCGCTCGTCGCCCTGGCTCCGCCGCTCGTCGCCGGGGCCGCGTGGTCCGAGTGGGTCTACAAGGGGCTGGCCATCCTGCTGATCGGCTGTCCCTGCGCCCTGGTCATCTCGACGCCGGCGGCCATCGCCGCCGCGCTGTCGGCGGGTGCCCGCAGGGGCCTGCTCGTCAAGGGCGGCGCCGTGCTGGAGCGGCTGGCGGCAGTGACGAAGGTCGCCTTTGACAAGACCGGCACCCTTACCGAGGGCAAGCCCGTCGTGACCGACGTCGTGGCGTTCGGCCGGACCGGGCGGGACGTGCTCTCGCTGGCCGGCGCGCTTGAGGGCGGCTCCTCGCACCCGCTCGCGAAGGCCGTGCTGGCCAAGGCTGCCGAGGTCGGGGCGCCGGTCCCGCCGGCTTCCGGGACGCGGGCACTCGGCGGCAAGGGCGTCGAGGGCAAGGTGGGGCGGCTCGATCTATTCCTGGGTTCGCCGCGGGAGGCCGCCGCTCGGTGCACCTTCACACCTGAGCAAGAGGCGCGTGTCTCCGCCCTGCAAGGCGAGGGCAAGACGCTGTCCGTGCTCCTCTCGAACGGGGCGGTGGCCGGCCTGCTCGCCATGCGCGACGAGCCTCGGGCCGATGCGAAGGAGGGCGTCGACCGCCTCGCATCGGCGGGCATCGGTGCCGTCATGCTGACCGGCGACAACGCGCGCACGGCCCGGGCCGTGGCCGGCGCCCTCGGCATCGAGGCGCGTGCCGAGCTCCTTCCAGAGGACAAGCAGCGGATCGTGCGCGAACTCCGTGCCGGCGGCTTAGTCGTGGCGAAGGTCGGCGACGGCATCAACGATGCGCCGGCGCTCGCGGCCGCCGACGTCGGCATCGCGATGGGCGGGGCCGCCGACGCGGCGCTGGAAGCGGCCGATGCCGCGGTCCTGCACGGGCGCGTCGCGGACGTGGCCC
- a CDS encoding ZIP family metal transporter: protein MPAWAYTLIPVVAAVVGAAVAVNLRPGPVLVSAIQHFAAGVVFAAAAGEILPDLKHAGSPWATLLGGAVGVAAMLGVRTLERRMKGPVGLMSVTGIDILVDGLVLGIAFAAGAKAGILLTVALTIEVLFLGLTVANKFGEGGVSKWKVVGATAGLVLLLPLGALLGGPVGALPPTVQAGFLAFGLIALLYLVTEELLVEAHETEDRPWVTAMFFAGFLLLLLLDETVG, encoded by the coding sequence CTGCCCGCCTGGGCCTACACCCTGATCCCGGTGGTGGCTGCGGTCGTCGGCGCCGCGGTCGCGGTCAACCTGCGGCCGGGACCCGTCCTCGTCAGCGCGATCCAGCACTTCGCAGCCGGCGTCGTCTTCGCCGCGGCCGCGGGCGAGATCCTGCCCGACCTCAAGCATGCCGGCTCCCCTTGGGCGACCCTCCTCGGCGGCGCGGTCGGCGTCGCCGCCATGCTCGGCGTGCGAACCCTGGAACGGCGGATGAAGGGTCCGGTGGGGCTGATGTCGGTCACCGGCATCGACATCCTGGTGGACGGCCTCGTCCTCGGCATCGCTTTCGCCGCCGGGGCCAAGGCGGGCATCCTCCTGACCGTCGCGTTGACCATCGAGGTTCTGTTCCTCGGGCTCACGGTCGCGAACAAATTCGGCGAGGGCGGCGTCTCCAAGTGGAAGGTGGTCGGTGCCACCGCAGGCCTCGTCCTGCTCCTGCCGCTCGGGGCGCTTCTCGGAGGACCGGTCGGCGCGCTTCCACCGACCGTCCAAGCGGGCTTCCTCGCCTTCGGCCTGATCGCGCTGCTCTACCTCGTCACGGAAGAGCTGCTGGTCGAGGCGCACGAGACGGAAGACCGTCCATGGGTCACGGCGATGTTCTTCGCGGGCTTTCTGCTCCTGCTGCTGCTCGACGAGACGGTCGGCTGA
- a CDS encoding cation diffusion facilitator family transporter has product MTEHHDHSHGGDAHGSHGGHAHGPGHVHAPTSFGKAFAIGIALNTLYVVLEATFGILSGSLALLADAGHNLSDVLGLLIAWAASWLSNKPPTAERTYGFKRAPILASLANAVILLVAVGAILWEAVRRLIDPEPVASGTIIWVAVIGVAVNAGTAWLFMSGRKGDLNIRGAFLHMAADAGVTVGVIVAALIIRHTGWQWLDPAISIAIAVVILASTWGLLRDSVRLSLDGVPPGIGLPEVRACLEALPGVVRLHDLHVWPMSTTETALTAHLVVPGGQPGDDFLMGAARTLKERFGIGHVTLQVETREDTDCALASDRVV; this is encoded by the coding sequence ATGACGGAACACCACGACCATTCCCACGGCGGCGACGCCCACGGATCCCACGGCGGCCACGCCCACGGACCCGGGCACGTCCACGCGCCAACGAGCTTCGGCAAGGCGTTCGCCATCGGCATCGCCCTGAACACGCTGTACGTGGTCCTGGAAGCGACCTTCGGCATCCTCTCCGGATCGCTCGCCCTCCTGGCCGACGCCGGCCACAACCTCTCGGACGTGCTCGGCCTGCTGATCGCCTGGGCTGCGTCCTGGCTCTCGAACAAGCCACCGACCGCCGAGCGCACCTACGGCTTCAAGCGTGCGCCCATACTCGCCTCGCTCGCCAATGCCGTCATCCTGCTCGTCGCCGTCGGAGCCATCCTCTGGGAAGCGGTGCGGCGCCTGATCGACCCCGAGCCGGTCGCGAGCGGAACCATCATCTGGGTGGCCGTCATCGGCGTGGCCGTGAACGCGGGCACGGCGTGGCTGTTCATGAGCGGTCGCAAGGGCGACCTCAACATTCGCGGCGCCTTCCTGCACATGGCCGCCGACGCGGGCGTCACGGTCGGCGTCATCGTCGCCGCCCTGATCATCCGCCATACCGGCTGGCAGTGGCTCGACCCGGCCATCAGCATCGCCATCGCCGTCGTGATCCTGGCGAGCACCTGGGGGCTGCTGCGGGACTCGGTTCGCCTCTCGCTGGACGGAGTGCCGCCGGGCATAGGGCTACCGGAGGTACGGGCCTGCCTCGAAGCGTTGCCCGGCGTGGTGCGGCTGCACGACCTGCACGTCTGGCCGATGAGCACGACCGAGACAGCCCTGACCGCCCATCTGGTGGTGCCGGGCGGCCAGCCGGGCGACGACTTCCTGATGGGGGCGGCCCGAACGCTGAAGGAACGCTTTGGGATCGGTCACGTCACCCTGCAGGTCGAGACGCGCGAGGACACCGACTGCGCCCTCGCCTCGGACCGGGTCGTCTGA
- a CDS encoding efflux RND transporter periplasmic adaptor subunit — MRILITAALVAAGVLVGAAVPAVSGFVRGLLASAGLPPTASTLAAGPGPASPGESRHEEGDGHDHGKAAATKADGGHAHGEHEHSEAEGEEGHVKMTADQVEGQDIKVAKAEGGVLSRHILVPGTITPDTDRIARVPVRVVGTVSEMRKRLGDDVKKGEVVAVLDSREVADAKSDYLTAMVQSDLQKVNFERQQRLLASAAASQAAFDNAKATFQENQLRVDLARQKLSALGLNASEVAVAQKRDEATPNVSTLRQYALRAPISGRIVERKVDVGTAVGKEGDPADVYTVADLSTVWIELAVPTSDLDEVREGARVNVNRGGRSEQGKVVFVSPLLNADTRSARVVVSLPNKDMAWRPGTYVTAEVETATDQVPVRVAKASLQTVEGKRVVFVRTDEGFEKREVELGRSDDDAYEVVSGLKPGEDIAVANTFLLKAELGKSEADHDH, encoded by the coding sequence ATGCGCATTCTCATCACCGCGGCCCTGGTGGCCGCCGGCGTCCTCGTTGGCGCCGCCGTTCCGGCCGTGTCCGGCTTCGTCCGCGGGCTCCTCGCCTCCGCCGGGCTTCCGCCGACCGCCTCAACCCTCGCCGCCGGACCCGGCCCCGCATCGCCGGGCGAGTCTCGCCATGAGGAAGGAGACGGGCACGACCACGGCAAGGCGGCCGCGACCAAGGCCGACGGAGGCCATGCCCACGGCGAGCACGAGCATTCGGAGGCCGAGGGCGAGGAAGGTCACGTCAAGATGACCGCCGACCAGGTCGAGGGCCAGGACATCAAGGTGGCGAAGGCGGAGGGCGGCGTGCTGTCGAGGCACATCCTCGTGCCCGGCACCATCACCCCGGACACCGACCGGATCGCCCGCGTCCCGGTCCGCGTCGTCGGCACCGTCTCCGAGATGCGCAAGCGCCTGGGCGACGACGTCAAGAAGGGCGAGGTCGTCGCCGTCCTCGACAGCCGCGAGGTCGCCGACGCCAAGAGCGATTACCTCACCGCGATGGTCCAGTCGGACCTCCAGAAGGTCAACTTCGAGCGCCAGCAGAGGCTGCTGGCCTCCGCCGCCGCGTCCCAGGCGGCCTTCGACAACGCCAAGGCAACGTTCCAGGAGAACCAGCTCCGCGTCGACCTCGCCCGGCAGAAGCTCTCGGCGCTGGGCCTGAACGCCTCCGAGGTCGCCGTGGCCCAGAAGCGCGACGAGGCCACGCCGAACGTCTCGACGCTGCGCCAGTACGCGCTGCGGGCCCCGATCTCCGGCCGCATCGTCGAGCGCAAGGTCGACGTGGGCACCGCCGTCGGCAAGGAAGGCGACCCGGCCGACGTCTACACCGTCGCCGACCTCTCGACCGTCTGGATCGAGCTCGCGGTGCCGACCTCGGACCTCGACGAGGTCCGGGAAGGGGCCCGGGTCAACGTGAACCGGGGCGGCCGAAGCGAGCAGGGCAAGGTGGTGTTCGTCAGCCCGCTCCTGAACGCCGACACCCGGTCCGCCCGGGTGGTGGTCTCGCTGCCGAACAAGGACATGGCCTGGCGTCCGGGAACCTACGTCACCGCCGAGGTCGAGACCGCGACGGATCAAGTGCCCGTGCGGGTCGCCAAGGCGTCGCTTCAGACCGTCGAGGGCAAGCGCGTCGTCTTCGTTCGCACCGACGAGGGCTTCGAGAAGCGCGAGGTCGAGCTCGGGCGCTCGGACGACGACGCCTACGAGGTCGTCTCAGGCCTCAAGCCCGGCGAAGACATCGCGGTCGCCAACACCTTCCTCCTCAAGGCCGAGCTCGGAAAGAGCGAAGCCGACCACGACCATTGA
- a CDS encoding MerR family transcriptional regulator, with product MKALSIGEVSRRTAVKVPTIRFYEERGLLPTPVRTEGNRRTYGDADVNRLKFIRHARELGFEVDDIRALLDLASHPEQPCAEADAIARRHLADIDDRLTRLTGLRKEVRAMLDQCSGGPVRQCRIIEVLADHGECLHDRH from the coding sequence ATGAAGGCGCTCAGCATCGGCGAGGTGTCGCGGCGGACAGCCGTGAAGGTACCAACGATCCGGTTCTACGAGGAGCGCGGCCTGCTCCCGACGCCTGTGCGCACCGAGGGCAACCGCCGTACCTACGGCGACGCCGACGTCAATCGCTTGAAGTTCATCAGGCACGCCCGGGAGCTGGGCTTCGAGGTCGATGACATCCGGGCCTTGCTTGACCTCGCCTCCCATCCCGAGCAACCGTGCGCCGAGGCCGACGCCATCGCGCGCAGGCACCTCGCCGACATCGACGACCGACTCACCCGGCTCACGGGCCTGAGGAAGGAGGTCCGGGCCATGCTCGACCAGTGCTCGGGCGGCCCCGTCCGGCAATGCCGCATCATCGAGGTCCTCGCCGACCACGGGGAATGTCTGCACGACAGGCACTGA